From one Lycium ferocissimum isolate CSIRO_LF1 chromosome 7, AGI_CSIRO_Lferr_CH_V1, whole genome shotgun sequence genomic stretch:
- the LOC132063486 gene encoding LOW QUALITY PROTEIN: pentatricopeptide repeat-containing protein At5g27460 (The sequence of the model RefSeq protein was modified relative to this genomic sequence to represent the inferred CDS: inserted 2 bases in 1 codon), with translation MVLKAVGLNISRFQSSWTWRYVLLRSHSTNKTTPFNSSYPSWGDLKKRILKVQNWVDEGRTVSINELRVIIRQLIKRRRFGPALEILNWMETQHSCQMSPYDYARRQELTVKEHGRIEAERYFESXSSTVSLKAASLPLLRCYVEERSTEKAEAFMLKMNKLGLVLSPHPFNEMMKLYKATSQYQKVPSVILQMKQNRITLNVLSYNLWMDACGELSGVESAEMVYKEMLSDQNVEVGWSSLSTLANIYKKAGLTDKAILALKTAEKKISNSSHYPYFFLITQYASLNNKVGVLQVWEASKAVNSTITCANYMCILSSLVKLGDMREAERIFAEWESQCRTYDIRVSNILLGGYMRNGSVEKAESLHFRTLEKGGCPNSKTWEILMEGWIRSQQMDKAIYALKSGLAALKHYELSPSPSIAVAISEYFEETRNFEKAMEFLKTLRHFGSANLQVYKSLLRMQTSREESLLYILEMMQKDGIDVDDETSAVYSGVLRCEN, from the exons ATGGTATTGAAGGCAGTTGGGCTTAATATTTCAAGATTTCAAAG TTCTTGGACATGGAGATATGTGTTATTAAGATCACACTCTACCAACAAAACGACACCGTTTAATAGCAGTTACCCCAGTTGGGGTGATCTTAAAAAACGAATTTTGAAGGTTCAGAATTGGGTGGATGAAGGCCGTACAGTTTCTATAAACGAGCTCAGGGTCATTATCAGGCAGCTCATTAAACGACGTCGTTTTGGGCCTGCTCTGGAG ATACTTAACTGGATGGAAACTCAACATAGTTGTCAGATGTCACCTTATGATTATGCCCGGAGACAGGAATTAACTGTTAAAGAACACGGTAGAATAGAAGCTGAAAGATATTTTGAGAG TTCAAGCACTGTTTCACTGAAAGCTGCTTCCCTCCCTCTTCTTCGTTGTTATGTTGAAGAAAGGTCCACTGAGAAGGCTGAAGCTTTCATGCTAAAGATGAACAAGTTGGGACTTGTTCTGAGCCCTCATCCGTTTAATGAGATGATGAAGCTTTATAAGGCCACATCTCAGTACCAGAAAGTACCATCTGTCATTCTGCAAATGAAACAAAACCGAATAACCTTAAATGTCCTCTCCTATAATCTCTGGATGGACGCATGTGGGGAGCTCTCTGGGGTTGAATCAGCAGAGATGGTATACAAAGAGATGCTGAGTGACCAAAATGTAGAAGTGGGATGGAGCTCTTTATCTACATTAGcgaatatttataaaaaagcAGGACTGACAGACAAGGCAATTTTGGCCCTCAAAACTGCTGAAAAGAAAATATCTAACAGTAGTCACTATCCTTACTTCTTTCTCATTACGCAGTATGCTTCTTTGAATAACAAAGTTGGAGTACTTCAGGTATGGGAAGCTTCTAAAGCAGTAAACTCCACAATAACTTGTGCCAATTACATGTGTATCTTGTCGTCTTTGGTCAAGCTTGGTGACATGAGAGAAGCCGAGAGAATTTTTGCGGAATGGGAGTCTCAATGCAGGACATATGACATTAGGGTCTCCAACATACTTCTCGGTGGATACATGAGAAATGGATCTGTGGAAAAAGCTGAATCATTACATTTCCGCACATTGGAGAAAGGTGGTTGTCCCAATTCTAAAACCTGGGAGATACTGATGGAGGGCTGGATAAGAAGTCAACAAATGGATAAAGCTATTTATGCCTTGAAAAGTGGTCTTGCTGCTCTAAAACATTATGAATTGAGTCCATCACCAAGTATTGCTGTTGCAATTTCAGAATATTTTGAAGAAACTAGAAATTTTGAGAAGGCTATGGAGTTTCTTAAAACTCTAAGACATTTTGGTAGTGCTAATTTGCAAGTGTACAAGTCATTGCTTAGAATGCAAACGTCAAGAGAAGAAAGTCTGCTGTACATCCTTGAAATGATGCAGAAGGATGGAATTGACGTGGATGATGAGACCTCTGCCGTCTATTCAGGCGTTTTACGTTGTGAGAACTGA
- the LOC132063489 gene encoding glutathione transferase GST 23-like, giving the protein MAGEEVKLLGYWASPFTLRVHWALKIKGIEYDYQEEDLSNKSSLLLQYNPVHKKIPVLVHNGKPIAESLVILEYIEETWKHNPLLPEDPYERAKSRFWAKFVDEKCVPGIFGTFSKVGEEQKKTAKEARENLKILEDELGRKRFFGDTKIGFMDVACAWIICWAQIVEEIVNIKLIDAEEMPSLVSWFQNVLEAAPILKECTPPKDKLLEHNKGFYKMLVASASP; this is encoded by the exons ATGGCAGGTGAGGAAGTGAAATTGCTTGGATACTGGGCAAGCCCTTTTACTCTCAGGGTTCATTGGGCACTGAAAATTAAAGGGATTGAATATGACTACCAAGAAGAAGATCTCTCAAACAAAAGTTCCCTACTCTTACAGTATAATCCAGTTCATAAAAAGATTCCAGTTTTGGTTCATAATGGTAAACCCATTGCAGAATCACTAGTCATACTTGAATACATTGAAGAGACATGGAAGCACAATCCCCTCCTCCCTGAAGATCCTTATGAAAGAGCCAAATCACGGTTTTGGGCAAAATTTGTTGATGAAAAG TGTGTGCCAGGAATATTTGGTACTTTCTCCAAGGTCGGAGAGGAGCAGAAGAAGACAGCAAAAGAAGCTCGtgaaaacttgaaaattttAGAGGACGAACTAGGCAGGAAACGCTTTTTTGGAGACACGAAAATAGGCTTCATGGATGTTGCATGTGCTTGGATCATTTGCTGGGCTCAGATTGTTGAGGAGATTGTGAATATCAAACTTATTGATGCAGAGGAAATGCCTTCACTTGTTTCATGGTTTCAGAATGTCCTTGAAGCTGCTCCCATTCTGAAAGAGTGTACACCACCCAAGGACAAATTGTTAGAGCATAACAAAGGATTTTACAAGATGTTGGTTGCTTCAGCATCACCTTGA